TTATCTTTAAGAAACTCCATGGCTTCTATGGTGTTCATATCGGCCAGGTGGTTGCGTAATATCCAAATACGTTGCAGGATTTCCTTGTCGAGCAGCAGGTCGTCGCGGCGGGTACTTGAGGCCACAATGTCGATGGCAGGATAAATGCGTTTGTTGGAGAGCTTGCGGTCGAGCTGCAGCTCCATGTTTCCGGTACCTTTAAACTCCTCGAAGATCACCTCGTCCATTTTCGATCCGGTGTCGATGAGCGCTGTAGAGATAATGGTGAGTGAGCCGCCATGTTCGATTTGTCGTGCTGCCCCAAAGAAACGTTTGGGTTTGTGCAGTGCGTTGGCTTCTACCCCACCTGAGAGCACTTTGCCCGATGCCGGCGACACCGTATTATAGGCGCGCGCCAGGCGGGTGATGGAATCGAGCAGAATCACCACGTCGTGGCCACACTCAGTGAGACGCTTGGCTTTTTCGAGAACGATGTTGGCAATTTTAACGTGCCGGTCGGCAGGCTCGTCAAAAGTACTGGCAATCACTTCGGCTCTTACGCTGCGTGCCATATCGGTAACCTCCTCGGGGCGCTCGTCGATGAGCAAAACAATCATATATACTTCCGGGTGGTTGTAGGCGATGGCATTGGCAATTTCCTTAAGCAAAACGGTTTTTCCGGTTTTGGGCTGTGCCACAATCAGACCGCGCTGGCCTTTGCCGATGGGAGTAAACATATCGATAATCCGTGTCGAAATGGTTTCGCCGGGATGTCCGGTGAGGTTGAATTTTTTCTCCGGGAAAAGTGGCGTCAAAAAATCAAACGGGATGCGGTCGCGGGCTTCTTCAGGGGTGCGGCCATTGATCTTTTCTACTTTGATCAGCGGAAAATATTTCTCCCCTTCTTTTGGCGGGCGAATAGCACCACGCACAGTATCGCCGGTTTTCAGGCCAAAAAGTTTTATCTGCGATTGCGACACATAAATATCATCAGGCGAGTTGAGATAGTTGTAATCAGCCGAACGTAAAAACCCGTATCCATCCTGAATCACTTCCAGTACACCCTCTGTAACCACTGCGCCATCGAGCTCTGCAGCCACATTTTTATTCTGACGCTGCTGATCACTGGTACGCTGAGGCTGATGATGTTCGTCAGTATTGCCAGTATCGGGCACGTTGTCGGAGGAACGTTTGTCTGTTTGACGATTACCTTTATCTATGGAGCGATTATCTTTATCTGAAGAACGATTGTCTTTATCTGAAGAGCGATTTTCAGGTGGCGCTTTTGGTTTATCCTCAGAAGGCGATGCCTGTTTATTTTCACGGCGTTCAAAGCGGGGGGCGTTTTGATCCTTGTCGCTGCGCTGCTTATGATCGCGACGAACAGGACGCTCCTGCTGCACCGGTGCTTTTTCGGTTTTTGCTTCAGCAGCAGCAGGCACTACTTTGGCTTCAATTGGCGGTTGCCCGCCAGTGTTACTTGAAGCCAGCTTCTCTTTTACCGGCTCCGGATTGATGCGACGGCGACGGCTGCGATCTTGATTGCGGGAATCATAACCAGTACCCTTAGCTTCCGGTGCTCCGTTTGTACGGCTCTTTTGATCTGGTTTCTCAGGAGGGTTTAGCGCCTGATGATCTAAAATTTTGTAGATCAGATCCTGCTTCTTAAGGTTATTGATTTTACTAATGTCCAAATCTTTGGCTATTTGCTTCAACTCGGTGAGCAATTTGCCGTTCAATTCGATAATATCGTACATGAATGTAAATTTTGTTGTTCTGAAATTTTGTTGTTCTCCGGGCAGCACCATCAGGCAACTACCCGGAAATTCAGTGCTGTTATTAATAA
This genomic window from Bacteroidales bacterium contains:
- the rho gene encoding transcription termination factor Rho — its product is MYDIIELNGKLLTELKQIAKDLDISKINNLKKQDLIYKILDHQALNPPEKPDQKSRTNGAPEAKGTGYDSRNQDRSRRRRINPEPVKEKLASSNTGGQPPIEAKVVPAAAEAKTEKAPVQQERPVRRDHKQRSDKDQNAPRFERRENKQASPSEDKPKAPPENRSSDKDNRSSDKDNRSIDKGNRQTDKRSSDNVPDTGNTDEHHQPQRTSDQQRQNKNVAAELDGAVVTEGVLEVIQDGYGFLRSADYNYLNSPDDIYVSQSQIKLFGLKTGDTVRGAIRPPKEGEKYFPLIKVEKINGRTPEEARDRIPFDFLTPLFPEKKFNLTGHPGETISTRIIDMFTPIGKGQRGLIVAQPKTGKTVLLKEIANAIAYNHPEVYMIVLLIDERPEEVTDMARSVRAEVIASTFDEPADRHVKIANIVLEKAKRLTECGHDVVILLDSITRLARAYNTVSPASGKVLSGGVEANALHKPKRFFGAARQIEHGGSLTIISTALIDTGSKMDEVIFEEFKGTGNMELQLDRKLSNKRIYPAIDIVASSTRRDDLLLDKEILQRIWILRNHLADMNTIEAMEFLKDKMRFTQTNEEFLISMNS